In Tenebrio molitor chromosome 6, icTenMoli1.1, whole genome shotgun sequence, one genomic interval encodes:
- the Sec24AB gene encoding protein transport protein Sec24A isoform X2, giving the protein MAQQNMPNGMPPQMATNPQTATEKPPALFNGVHSSHSSRDSSPSTRHGQIPASQLPPARSAIPASQLPPSRSPITITQKMGQMNINNKFNTSTPNQTLQNPSGLVSSAFSPISPAKTETSAGNQVFRPQQPQGNRSTFPQQGIVSQGGPQFRTVPPHNQVASAPTSAFQPAASQRINHSQPLPQNNNPAPQAGYTYNAPPTVNRPPQFKANLHSNRYPQQTQPPNLNHQQNFSQHPHQMNFPPQQVNFNSQPPHQTNFNSQPPHQTNFNSQPPPQTNFNSHPPNLNPPQATNFSSQPPHQTQPPNLKPQQMHFNAQPPSVTAPQPNLNFPQQPAQQFYQQNQSVTHAGFDKLWGHEHFDLLQNPNVLPREKVQAPRVYLGNEVLDTANCSPDVFRCTMTKIPESNSLLQKSRLPLGILIHPFKDLTHLPVIQCNVIVRCRACRTYINPFVFFVDTKRWKCNLCYRINELPEEFQFDPVSKTYGDPSRRPEIKSSTIEYIAPAEYMLRPPQPAVYLFLFDISRLAIESGYLQSACAVLLEELKNLPGDARTQVGIIAYDSALHFFALGEGLSQPHEMTVLEIDDIFLPCPDNLLVNLKDRIDLLTDLLTQLPTRFNNSYDNNSALGAALQAAHKMMAATGGRVTAFQAGLPNTGPGALTAREDPSQRAASEVAHLNPANDFYKRLALECSGQQIAVDLFILNSQYVDVATVSGISRFSGGGIHHFPLFKASRVLQNERFERCFRRYLTRKIGFEAVMRIRCTRGLSIHTFHGNFFVRSTDLLSLPNVSPDSGFGMQVSIEESLSDVQSVCFQAALLYTSSKGERRIRVHTLCLPICATLSDVINSADQQCIVGLLSKMAVDRSMQSSLSDAREAFINVAIDILSSYKLSLNMSNGTSSLYAPHCLRLLPLYISALLKYTAFRTGTCTRLDDRLKAMIDMKTKPLSQLIQLIYPDLYPVHDLAEQPVVLNAEEEPIPQPPHMQLTARCLDSKGAFLMDAGEHMTLLVCPGVSPFFLNEALGVRDYASISDEMYELPVLDNSHNQRLHQFINHLNDEKPFAATLHVIRDNSPNRIEFFERLIEDRVENALSYHEFMQHLKTQVK; this is encoded by the coding sequence ATGGCACAACAGAATATGCCTAACGGTATGCCACCGCAGATGGCAACCAACCCCCAGACCGCCACGGAAAAGCCCCCCGCGCTTTTCAACGGGGTCCACTCGTCGCACTCGTCCCGCGACTCGTCGCCATCCACTCGCCATGGACAGATCCCAGCATCACAGTTGCCTCCGGCTCGATCAGCCATCCCCGCCTCACAACTGCCCCCCTCGAGGTCACCCATAACAATAACGCAGAAAATGGGCCAAATGAACATCAACAATAAATTCAACACGTCGACGCCGAATCAGACTTTGCAAAATCCGAGCGGACTAGTCAGCAGTGCTTTTTCACCGATCAGTCCGGCAAAAACTGAAACCAGTGCGGGAAATCAAGTGTTCCGACCGCAACAGCCGCAAGGTAATCGTAGCACGTTCCCTCAGCAAGGAATTGTCAGTCAAGGGGGGCCGCAGTTCCGAACGGTTCCGCCACACAATCAAGTCGCTTCTGCTCCAACATCGGCGTTCCAGCCCGCCGCCAGTCAAAGAATCAATCACAGCCAACCGCTCCCACAAAACAACAACCCTGCCCCGCAAGCGGGCTACACTTACAACGCGCCGCCGACTGTCAACAGACCGCCCCAGTTCAAGGCGAATCTGCATTCGAATCGCTACCCCCAACAGACCCAACCGCCGAATTTGAACCACCAACAAAACTTTAGTCAACATCCGCATCAGATGAATTTCCCCCCGCAACAGGTCAATTTCAACTCGCAACCCCCACACCAGACGAATTTCAATTCGCAACCCCCCCACCAGACGAACTTCAATTCTCAGCCCCCGCCCCAGACGAATTTCAATTCGCACCCTCCAAATTTGAATCCCCCGCAAGCGACGAATTTCAGTTCGCAACCCCCACACCAGACGCAGCCCCCAAATCTGAAGCCTCAACAGATGCATTTCAACGCGCAACCCCCAAGCGTGACCGCTCCGCAGCCGAATTTGAACTTCCCCCAACAGCCGGCGCAGCAGTTCTACCAACAGAACCAGAGCGTGACCCACGCTGGGTTCGACAAACTGTGGGGGCACGAGCATTTCGATCTGTTGCAAAACCCCAACGTGCTGCCCCGGGAGAAGGTGCAAGCACCGCGGGTGTATTTGGGAAACGAGGTGCTGGACACGGCCAATTGCAGCCCCGACGTGTTTCGTTGCACCATGACGAAGATCCCCGAGAGTAACTCGTTGCTGCAAAAGTCTCGCTTGCCTTTGGGGATCTTGATCCACCCGTTCAAAGACTTGACCCATTTGCCCGTCATCCAGTGCAACGTGATCGTGAGATGTCGCGCCTGTCGCACCTACATCAACCCGTTCGTGTTCTTCGTCGACACCAAAAGGTGGAAATGCAATCTTTGCTATCGCATCAACGAGCTCCCCGAAGAATTCCAGTTCGACCCGGTGAGCAAGACGTACGGGGACCCCTCTCGCCGCCCCGAGATCAAGTCGAGCACCATCGAGTACATCGCCCCGGCGGAGTACATGCTGCGGCCCCCTCAACCCGCCGTCTATCTCTTCCTCTTCGACATCTCCCGCTTGGCCATCGAGAGCGGCTACTTGCAGAGCGCCTGCGCCGTCCTCCTCGAAGAACTGAAGAATCTTCCGGGGGACGCGCGCACCCAAGTCGGAATCATCGCCTACGACTCGGCCCTCCATTTCTTCGCGTTGGGCGAGGGCCTCAGCCAGCCGCACGAGATGACGGTCCTGGAAATTGACGACATCTTCCTCCCCTGTCCCGACAACCTCCTCGTCAACCTGAAGGACCGCATCGATTTGCTGACCGATCTCCTCACCCAGCTCCCCACCCGCTTCAACAACAGCTACGACAACAACTCGGCGCTGGGGGCGGCGTTGCAGGCCGCCCACAAGATGATGGCGGCGACCGGCGGTCGCGTTACCGCGTTCCAAGCGGGCCTGCCCAACACCGGCCCCGGCGCCCTCACCGCCAGGGAGGACCCCAGTCAGAGGGCGGCGTCGGAAGTGGCCCACTTGAACCCCGCCAACGACTTCTACAAGAGGTTGGCTCTGGAGTGCAGCGGACAGCAGATCGCCGTGGACTTGTTCATCCTGAACTCGCAGTACGTCGACGTGGCCACGGTCTCGGGGATCAGCCGGTTCAGCGGAGGCGGCATCCATCACTTCCCGCTGTTCAAGGCGTCGAGGGTGTTGCAGAACGAGAGGTTCGAGAGGTGCTTCAGGAGGTACTTGACCAGGAAGATCGGATTCGAGGCGGTGATGAGGATCCGGTGCACCCGCGGCCTGTCCATTCACACTTTCCACGGGAACTTCTTCGTGAGGTCGACCGATCTGCTGTCGCTGCCGAACGTCAGTCCCGACTCCGGGTTCGGGATGCAAGTCTCGATAGAAGAGAGTTTGTCGGACGTGCAGTCGGTCTGTTTCCAGGCAGCCCTGCTGTACACCTCGAGCAAAGGGGAGAGGCGGATAAGGGTGCACACTTTGTGCCTCCCCATCTGCGCCACCCTCTCGGACGTGATCAACTCGGCCGACCAGCAGTGCATCGTGGGCTTGTTGTCCAAGATGGCGGTCGACCGCTCGATGCAATCTAGTCTTTCGGACGCCAGAGAAGCCTTCATCAACGTTGCCATAGACATTCTCTCCAGTTACAAGTTGTCGCTCAACATGAGCAACGGCACGAGTTCGCTCTACGCCCCGCACTGTCTGCGCCTGCTGCCCCTGTACATATCGGCCCTGCTGAAGTACACCGCCTTCCGCACCGGAACCTGCACCCGCCTGGACGACCGCCTCAAGGCCATGATCGACATGAAGACCAAACCCTTGAGCCAGCTGATCCAGTTGATCTACCCGGACCTGTACCCCGTGCACGACCTAGCCGAGCAACCCGTCGTGCTGAACGCCGAAGAGGAGCCGATCCCGCAGCCGCCCCACATGCAGCTCACCGCCAGGTGTCTCGACTCGAAGGGGGCGTTCCTGATGGACGCCGGTGAGCACATGACTCTGCTGGTGTGCCCGGGGGTGTCGCCCTTCTTCCTCAACGAGGCGCTGGGCGTCAGGGACTACGCGTCCATCTCGGACGAGATGTACGAGTTGCCGGTGCTCGACAACTCACACAACCAAAGACTGCATCAATTCATCAACCACCTGAACGACGAGAAGCCGTTCGCGGCGACGCTGCACGTCATCAGGGACAACAGCCCCAACAGGATAGAGTTCTTCGAGAGGCTGATCGAGGACAGGGTGGAGAACGCGCTCAGCTATCACGAGTTCATGCAACATCTCAAGACCCAAGTTAAGTAG
- the LOC138133376 gene encoding RNA-binding protein 28 → MGHHARKKPPQPEESAKEKLKLIKKERKEKLKEKRARLIVRNLPFQVTEENLKAHFEKFGEIDHVQILKKEDGQMVGCGFVQFKLVQKAAKARHHLDGKPFLDREISVDFAMAKNKFLVQEDVEVKQKDEIKIKEEPLDPDLDEVKKEEEEENVLEDTVVEDVKEEDVQEKEEAQSDDKEVENDENKVELDESKIEIDNSDVETDDSDVEIKESEEDDESDPDEDVKSEEESEPPAKKPKFESNDVNEGKTIFIKNVPFAATNEDLKECMRQFGRVYYALICIDKFTQHSKGTAFVKFVDQEDAEKALAAGTELTLLGNILDCHRALGRNEIHQKAAAHKEEKKGPKDSRNLYLVKEGVILAGSKAAEGVSATDMAKRLQLEQYKTQMLRNLNKFVSRDRIVIHNLPPSWDDTKLRALVKNNSPKNAIIREARIMRDLKNVDSEGVGRSKEFGFVTFNRHEDALAALRTLNNNPNVFSANKRPIVAFSIENKAMIKAKQKRLEKSRLKNPNCKMFDPNVVKADKEKEEKKAVAIENSEQKDFAGVAAKPGIQKMRSRYNLKTQAKLHYENVKKEKKKAKFAKKSFKERKQEFTKQPKQKMNKKKNDDSFAKLVSNYKKKLMGPPEEKKKKWYEES, encoded by the exons ATGGGACACCACG CACGCAAGAAGCCCCCGCAACCAGAAGAGTCGGCTAAAGAGAAGTTGAAATTGATAAAGAAAGAGAGAAAGGAAAAGTTGAAGGAGAAGCGGGCGCGTTTGATCGTGCGGAATTTACCGTTTCAAGTGACCGAGGAGAACTTGAAGGCGCACTTTGAGAAGTTTGGGGAGATCGATCACGTCCAGATATTGAAAAAAGAAGATGGACAAATGGTCGGGTGCGGATTTGTTCAGTTCAAATTGGTGCAGAAAGCGGCGAAAGCGCGACATCACTTAGATGGGAAGCCTTTCTTAGACCGTGAAATTTCAGTAGATTTTGCAATGGCAAAAAACAAGTTTCTGGTCCAGGAAGATGTGGAGGTCAAACAAAaagatgaaataaaaatcaaagagGAACCACTTGATCCAGATTTGGATGAGGTTAAGAAAGAGGAAGAAGAGGAGAATGTGCTGGAAGATACTGTTGTTGAAGATGTTAAAGAGGAAGATGTGCAGGAGAAAGAAGAAGCACAGAGTGATGATAAGGAAGTAGAAAATGATGAGAATAAAGTAGAACTTGATGAaagtaaaattgaaattgacaATAGTGATGTGGAAACTGATGATAGTGATGTGGAAATTAAAGAGAGTGAAGAAGATGATGAAAGTGATCCAGATGAAGATGTGAAGTCAGAGGAAGAGAGTGAGCCACCTGCAAAGAAGCCAAAATTTGAATCAAATGATGTAAATGAAGGGAAAactattttcataaaaaatgtcCCATTTGCAGCCACCAATGAAGATTTAAAAGAGTGCATGAGACAGTTTGGTCGCGTTTATTATGCACTCATTTGCATTGACAAATTCACACAACATTCCAAAGGCACAGCTTTTGTCAAGTTTGTTGATCAAGAAGATGCAGAAAAAGCTTTGGCAGCTGGGACTGAATTGACTCTACTTGGTAACATTTTAGACTGTCACAGAGCTTTGGGAAGAAACGAAATTCACCAGAAAGCTGCGGCAcacaaagaagaaaagaaaggGCCGAAAGATTCGAGAAATTTGTATCTAGTTAAAGAGGGCG tAATTCTGGCCGGAAGCAAGGCAGCCGAGGGTGTCTCCGCGACCGACATGGCCAAACGTTTGCAGTTGGAACAGTACAAGACTCAAATGTTGAGAAATCTGAATAAGTTTGTCTCACGGGATCGTATAGTAATTCACAATTTGCCTCCAAGTTGGGACGACACGAAATTGCGAGCTTTGGTCAAAAATAACAGTCCAAAAAATGCCATCATCAGGGAGGCGAGAATAATgagagatttaaaaaatgttgactcTGAGGGCGTCGGTAGATCGAAAGAATTCGGTTTCGTCACATTTAACAGGCACGAAGATGCGTTAGCGGCGCTCAGGACTTTGAACAACAATCCAAACGTATTTTCAGCAAACAAAAGACCAATCGTCGCCTTCTCAATAGAGAACAAGGCGATGATTAAAGCTAAACAGAAGCGATTAGAAAAGTCAAGACTGAAGAATCCCAATTGTAAAATGTTTGATCCGAACGTTGTAAAAGCGGACAAGGAGAaggaagagaaaaaagcggTCGCAATTGAAAATAGCGAGCAAAAAGATTTCGCCGGGGTGGCGGCTAAGCCTGGTATACAGAAAATGAGGAGTAGATATAACTTGAAGACGCAAGCGAAACTGCACTACGAGAATGtgaagaaagagaagaaaaaagcgaaattcGCCAAGAAATCGTTCAAAGAGAGGAAGCaagaatttacaaaacaacccaaacaaaaaatgaacaaaaagaagaatgacgacagttttgcaaaattagtgTCAAACTACAAGAAGAAATTGATGGGGCCGCCTGAggagaagaaaaagaaatggTACGAGGAATCGTAA
- the Art3 gene encoding uncharacterized protein Art3, giving the protein MDSDDVPALHDACGDENDDSDEWDEMEVTGEQTTCLFCPLQFLTIAVALDHCRTEHNFDLLELKNKYNMDCYSYIKMINYIRMQKPDPKILTESSVALWDDDAYLKTGEMESWLMYDFDDLGSAPSTPHYAIDGKTPISNLNFSDLQRQIQELTLQLKHKDMLLENAIKDMSKMKEVTRTLMEVGDSAIKNSLTTVGHLPIGCDSDYFNSYSHFAIHHEMLNDQVRTENYREAILSNGDSFKGKTVLDVGCGTGILAMFSAKSGASKVYGIDQSEIVYKAMDIIRENNYHETIHLIKGRIEDTNLPVEKVDIIVSEWMGYFLLFEGMLDSFIYARDHHLTPGGLLVPNKCNLNLVGCSDPERYDKLINFWDDVYGFSMKCMKSEVLTEAFIETVPQNNILTEPVVLSEIDLRTCTVTTCDFSSKFILRATKDGKLTSLAGYFDTFFDLPTSVQFSTGPHAPKTHWQQTVFYLKDPIEMKTGDVIEGSLTCARLRKNARGLSLTVTLGNNKYHYSLD; this is encoded by the exons ATGGACAGTGACGACG TCCCAGCTTTGCATGACGCGTGCGGCGACGAAAACGACGATTCCGACGAATGGGACGAGATGGAAGTGACCGGAGAACAAACGACTTGTCTGTTTTGCCCTCTGCAATTTCTCACGATAGCCGTTGCACTAGACCACTGCCGTACCGAGCACAACTTTGATTTACTAgagttaaaaaacaaatacaacaTGGATTGCTACTCGTACATCAAGATGATTAATTACATTAGGATGCAAAAACCCGACCCCAAGATACTGACAGAGTCGTCAGTAGCGCTGTGGGATGACGACGCCTATTTGAAAACCGGCGAGATGGAGTCCTGGCTCATGTACG ACTTTGATGATCTCGGGAGCGCCCCGTCGACGCCCCATTACGCCATCGATGGCAAAACACCCATCAGCAATCTCAATTTCTCCGACTTGCAGAGGCAAATCCAAGAATTAACTCtacaa TTGAAGCACAAGGACATGTTGTTGGAGAACGCCATCAAGGACATGAGCAAGATGAAAGAGGTCACCAGGACCCTGATGGAAGTTGGAGACTCGGCAATAAAGAATTCACTGACAACAGTGGGTCACCTACCTATAGGCTGTGATTCAGATTATTTTAATTCATACTCCCACTTTGCTATCCATCATGAGATGTTGAAT GATCAGGTCAGGACTGAGAACTACAGGGAGGCGATTTTGAGCAACGGGGATAGCTTCAAGGGGAAGACTGTCCTGGACGTGGGCTGCGGTACTGGGATATTGGCGATGTTTTCGGCAAAGAGCGGAGCTTCCAAGGTGTACGGAATCGACCAATCGGAGATCGTGTACAAAGCGATGGATATTATAAG GGAGAACAATTACCACGAGACAATCCATTTAATTAAGGGTAGAATCGAAGACACTAATTTACCTGTAGAAAAAGTCGACATAATCGTGTCAGAGTGGATGGGCTATTTCCTCTTGTTCGAGGGCATGCTGGACAGTTTTATCTACGCGAGGGACCACCACTTGACCCCCGGGGGCTTGCTCGTACCCAACAAATGCAATCTAAACCTGGTCGGCTGTTCGGATCCCG AACGCTACGACAAACTGATCAACTTCTGGGACGACGTCTACGGATTTTCGATGAAGTGCATGAAAAGCGAGGTCCTCACCGAGGCGTTCATCGAGACGGTGCCCCAAAACAACATACTCACTGAGCCAGTAGTTCTCAGCGAGATCGACTTGAGAACGTGCACCGTGACCACTTGTGATTTTAGTTCTAAATTTATACTGAGGGCCACCAAAGACGGCAAGTTGACGTCTTTGGCCGGCTATTTCGACACGTTTTTCGATCTACCGACTAGTGTTCAATTCTCGACTGGTCCGCACGCCCCCAAGACGCACTGGCAGCAGACGGTGTTCTACCTGAAGGACCCCATCGAAATGAAGACAG GGGACGTGATCGAGGGGTCGCTCACCTGCGCGAGGCTGAGGAAGAACGCGCGGGGGCTGTCGCTGACTGTCACTCTAGGCAACAATAAATATCACTACAGTTTGGACTAA
- the Sec24AB gene encoding protein transport protein Sec24A isoform X1 encodes MCCCVLYKNTSDFMFTSSRLPRVDGQPQISCESVTNMAQQNMPNGMPPQMATNPQTATEKPPALFNGVHSSHSSRDSSPSTRHGQIPASQLPPARSAIPASQLPPSRSPITITQKMGQMNINNKFNTSTPNQTLQNPSGLVSSAFSPISPAKTETSAGNQVFRPQQPQGNRSTFPQQGIVSQGGPQFRTVPPHNQVASAPTSAFQPAASQRINHSQPLPQNNNPAPQAGYTYNAPPTVNRPPQFKANLHSNRYPQQTQPPNLNHQQNFSQHPHQMNFPPQQVNFNSQPPHQTNFNSQPPHQTNFNSQPPPQTNFNSHPPNLNPPQATNFSSQPPHQTQPPNLKPQQMHFNAQPPSVTAPQPNLNFPQQPAQQFYQQNQSVTHAGFDKLWGHEHFDLLQNPNVLPREKVQAPRVYLGNEVLDTANCSPDVFRCTMTKIPESNSLLQKSRLPLGILIHPFKDLTHLPVIQCNVIVRCRACRTYINPFVFFVDTKRWKCNLCYRINELPEEFQFDPVSKTYGDPSRRPEIKSSTIEYIAPAEYMLRPPQPAVYLFLFDISRLAIESGYLQSACAVLLEELKNLPGDARTQVGIIAYDSALHFFALGEGLSQPHEMTVLEIDDIFLPCPDNLLVNLKDRIDLLTDLLTQLPTRFNNSYDNNSALGAALQAAHKMMAATGGRVTAFQAGLPNTGPGALTAREDPSQRAASEVAHLNPANDFYKRLALECSGQQIAVDLFILNSQYVDVATVSGISRFSGGGIHHFPLFKASRVLQNERFERCFRRYLTRKIGFEAVMRIRCTRGLSIHTFHGNFFVRSTDLLSLPNVSPDSGFGMQVSIEESLSDVQSVCFQAALLYTSSKGERRIRVHTLCLPICATLSDVINSADQQCIVGLLSKMAVDRSMQSSLSDAREAFINVAIDILSSYKLSLNMSNGTSSLYAPHCLRLLPLYISALLKYTAFRTGTCTRLDDRLKAMIDMKTKPLSQLIQLIYPDLYPVHDLAEQPVVLNAEEEPIPQPPHMQLTARCLDSKGAFLMDAGEHMTLLVCPGVSPFFLNEALGVRDYASISDEMYELPVLDNSHNQRLHQFINHLNDEKPFAATLHVIRDNSPNRIEFFERLIEDRVENALSYHEFMQHLKTQVK; translated from the exons ATGTGTTGTTGCGTTTTGTATAAAAACACTTCCGATTTCATGTTTACATCATCTCGTTTACCCAGAGTGGATGGACAACCCCAG ATTTCGTGTGAAAGTGTAACGAACATGGCACAACAGAATATGCCTAACGGTATGCCACCGCAGATGGCAACCAACCCCCAGACCGCCACGGAAAAGCCCCCCGCGCTTTTCAACGGGGTCCACTCGTCGCACTCGTCCCGCGACTCGTCGCCATCCACTCGCCATGGACAGATCCCAGCATCACAGTTGCCTCCGGCTCGATCAGCCATCCCCGCCTCACAACTGCCCCCCTCGAGGTCACCCATAACAATAACGCAGAAAATGGGCCAAATGAACATCAACAATAAATTCAACACGTCGACGCCGAATCAGACTTTGCAAAATCCGAGCGGACTAGTCAGCAGTGCTTTTTCACCGATCAGTCCGGCAAAAACTGAAACCAGTGCGGGAAATCAAGTGTTCCGACCGCAACAGCCGCAAGGTAATCGTAGCACGTTCCCTCAGCAAGGAATTGTCAGTCAAGGGGGGCCGCAGTTCCGAACGGTTCCGCCACACAATCAAGTCGCTTCTGCTCCAACATCGGCGTTCCAGCCCGCCGCCAGTCAAAGAATCAATCACAGCCAACCGCTCCCACAAAACAACAACCCTGCCCCGCAAGCGGGCTACACTTACAACGCGCCGCCGACTGTCAACAGACCGCCCCAGTTCAAGGCGAATCTGCATTCGAATCGCTACCCCCAACAGACCCAACCGCCGAATTTGAACCACCAACAAAACTTTAGTCAACATCCGCATCAGATGAATTTCCCCCCGCAACAGGTCAATTTCAACTCGCAACCCCCACACCAGACGAATTTCAATTCGCAACCCCCCCACCAGACGAACTTCAATTCTCAGCCCCCGCCCCAGACGAATTTCAATTCGCACCCTCCAAATTTGAATCCCCCGCAAGCGACGAATTTCAGTTCGCAACCCCCACACCAGACGCAGCCCCCAAATCTGAAGCCTCAACAGATGCATTTCAACGCGCAACCCCCAAGCGTGACCGCTCCGCAGCCGAATTTGAACTTCCCCCAACAGCCGGCGCAGCAGTTCTACCAACAGAACCAGAGCGTGACCCACGCTGGGTTCGACAAACTGTGGGGGCACGAGCATTTCGATCTGTTGCAAAACCCCAACGTGCTGCCCCGGGAGAAGGTGCAAGCACCGCGGGTGTATTTGGGAAACGAGGTGCTGGACACGGCCAATTGCAGCCCCGACGTGTTTCGTTGCACCATGACGAAGATCCCCGAGAGTAACTCGTTGCTGCAAAAGTCTCGCTTGCCTTTGGGGATCTTGATCCACCCGTTCAAAGACTTGACCCATTTGCCCGTCATCCAGTGCAACGTGATCGTGAGATGTCGCGCCTGTCGCACCTACATCAACCCGTTCGTGTTCTTCGTCGACACCAAAAGGTGGAAATGCAATCTTTGCTATCGCATCAACGAGCTCCCCGAAGAATTCCAGTTCGACCCGGTGAGCAAGACGTACGGGGACCCCTCTCGCCGCCCCGAGATCAAGTCGAGCACCATCGAGTACATCGCCCCGGCGGAGTACATGCTGCGGCCCCCTCAACCCGCCGTCTATCTCTTCCTCTTCGACATCTCCCGCTTGGCCATCGAGAGCGGCTACTTGCAGAGCGCCTGCGCCGTCCTCCTCGAAGAACTGAAGAATCTTCCGGGGGACGCGCGCACCCAAGTCGGAATCATCGCCTACGACTCGGCCCTCCATTTCTTCGCGTTGGGCGAGGGCCTCAGCCAGCCGCACGAGATGACGGTCCTGGAAATTGACGACATCTTCCTCCCCTGTCCCGACAACCTCCTCGTCAACCTGAAGGACCGCATCGATTTGCTGACCGATCTCCTCACCCAGCTCCCCACCCGCTTCAACAACAGCTACGACAACAACTCGGCGCTGGGGGCGGCGTTGCAGGCCGCCCACAAGATGATGGCGGCGACCGGCGGTCGCGTTACCGCGTTCCAAGCGGGCCTGCCCAACACCGGCCCCGGCGCCCTCACCGCCAGGGAGGACCCCAGTCAGAGGGCGGCGTCGGAAGTGGCCCACTTGAACCCCGCCAACGACTTCTACAAGAGGTTGGCTCTGGAGTGCAGCGGACAGCAGATCGCCGTGGACTTGTTCATCCTGAACTCGCAGTACGTCGACGTGGCCACGGTCTCGGGGATCAGCCGGTTCAGCGGAGGCGGCATCCATCACTTCCCGCTGTTCAAGGCGTCGAGGGTGTTGCAGAACGAGAGGTTCGAGAGGTGCTTCAGGAGGTACTTGACCAGGAAGATCGGATTCGAGGCGGTGATGAGGATCCGGTGCACCCGCGGCCTGTCCATTCACACTTTCCACGGGAACTTCTTCGTGAGGTCGACCGATCTGCTGTCGCTGCCGAACGTCAGTCCCGACTCCGGGTTCGGGATGCAAGTCTCGATAGAAGAGAGTTTGTCGGACGTGCAGTCGGTCTGTTTCCAGGCAGCCCTGCTGTACACCTCGAGCAAAGGGGAGAGGCGGATAAGGGTGCACACTTTGTGCCTCCCCATCTGCGCCACCCTCTCGGACGTGATCAACTCGGCCGACCAGCAGTGCATCGTGGGCTTGTTGTCCAAGATGGCGGTCGACCGCTCGATGCAATCTAGTCTTTCGGACGCCAGAGAAGCCTTCATCAACGTTGCCATAGACATTCTCTCCAGTTACAAGTTGTCGCTCAACATGAGCAACGGCACGAGTTCGCTCTACGCCCCGCACTGTCTGCGCCTGCTGCCCCTGTACATATCGGCCCTGCTGAAGTACACCGCCTTCCGCACCGGAACCTGCACCCGCCTGGACGACCGCCTCAAGGCCATGATCGACATGAAGACCAAACCCTTGAGCCAGCTGATCCAGTTGATCTACCCGGACCTGTACCCCGTGCACGACCTAGCCGAGCAACCCGTCGTGCTGAACGCCGAAGAGGAGCCGATCCCGCAGCCGCCCCACATGCAGCTCACCGCCAGGTGTCTCGACTCGAAGGGGGCGTTCCTGATGGACGCCGGTGAGCACATGACTCTGCTGGTGTGCCCGGGGGTGTCGCCCTTCTTCCTCAACGAGGCGCTGGGCGTCAGGGACTACGCGTCCATCTCGGACGAGATGTACGAGTTGCCGGTGCTCGACAACTCACACAACCAAAGACTGCATCAATTCATCAACCACCTGAACGACGAGAAGCCGTTCGCGGCGACGCTGCACGTCATCAGGGACAACAGCCCCAACAGGATAGAGTTCTTCGAGAGGCTGATCGAGGACAGGGTGGAGAACGCGCTCAGCTATCACGAGTTCATGCAACATCTCAAGACCCAAGTTAAGTAG